The Caproicibacterium amylolyticum genome includes the window AGCGTAATGCTCAGCTTGAGGAGGAACTCCTTATACTAAAAAAAGCGATTGCCATCTTCACGCCACACTCAAACAACGATTAGAAGCTATTCATAAGCTCCGTTTCCAACACAATATCAAGCTCCTTTGTAAGGTTCTTGGCGTTAATCGAAGTACTTACTATAAGCATTACAACACCGAACCGGCTGATCGTACAAAAGACAATCAAACGATTGCAAAGCTTATTCTTAAAATCTATGCAGATTATAACAAACGTCTTGGAGCTTACAAGATTACCTATGTTCTCCAGCGTGATTATGGCATTAACATCAGTGTCGGACGAGTGTACCGACTGATGAGGACTCTAAAACTTCCACGGATGTCCACCGAAAAACCTTATAAAAATTATAAGCATCGGGACAACGGCGAGTGTACCAACCACCTTCACCAGGAGTTCAATCAGCAAACTCCAAACATTGTCTGGGCAAGTGATTTCACATACATCAAAGTTGCCGGCAAATGGTATTATCTTTGTATTGTAATGGATTTATTTTCTCGCAAAGTCATCTCCTGGAACATATCAGGCAAGCCAGATGTCGACCTCGTCATGACTGCGTTCAAAAAAGCTTATGATAGAAGAAACTGCCCTTCTGGACTTATGTTTCATTCTGATCGAGGATCTCAGTATACTGCTTTTTCATTTCGACAGCTTCTAGATTCTCTTAATGTTGTGCAATCATTTTCCAAAAAGGGCTATCCTTTTGATAATGCTTGCTGTGAAAGTTTCTTCAAATATCTAAAAAAAGAAGAAACCAACAGGAAAGCTTATCACTCCCTACAGGAATTACAGTTGTCCATATTCCAATATATTGAAGGATACTATAACTCAAGAAGGCCTCATGGCTCTCTTCGAATGCTAACACCTAACGAGAAAGAAGAACTGTTCTGGAATCAGGCTTAATTCCTGTTTCCAGTATGTTTTCCCTAATTATTGTGTCTACTTACTTGACTATAGTTCAAATCAAACCAACAAATATTTTTTTTAAAACTGAACTGTCATAGCAAAAGACTTCCAAAGCAATGGTTACTCCGTACACAATCAACATTTTGGGAAAGATTGAATTTACATTATACATATACATAACATAAGAAATCACTGTCAATGTCAGCGGTATTCCAATCTACACAGCCCATTCCCTTTTTATTTTAATTTTCATCTGCGTGTTGAAAAACAGTACCATCCAAATTCCCTCCAAAAGAGACGGAATCTGGTCACACAAAAATGTTTGTAACATTAATATCACCCATTCTTTATTAGAAATTGATTGTAGGCGAGTTTTGTGTTCTGTGACAGTCTGCGGCTGATTGGCACCTGATCACCATTTCGCATTAAAAATGCTTCCTGCTGCAGACATTCCACTTTTTTCAGGTTCACCAGAAAACTTTTGTGGCACTGAAAGAAATTATTGCCTCGCAGCAGCTCCGCGTATTCTTCAAGTTTGCCGTAGCATTGATCTGGAAATCTTTTTTTTCCCTCTGATTCAAAATGCAACTCTACAATTCGCTTATTGCTTTCAAAATACAGAATTTCTTTTAGCGGAACCTCTACTGCTTTTTTGCCGTAACGTATCGGAACCGTATCCGATTGCAAATAAAGTTGGCTGATTGCGGCATCCAGACTCTCTGCAAAATATTCATCCAACTGCGACTTCAAAATGTACCGAATCGCACTTTGATAACCCAGTGATGCATACTGCACGAAGCTGGAAATGAAAATAATCATTGTATCTGGGCTGGCCGCTTTGACCTTCATAGCCACCTGCATTCCGTCCATACCAGTAAGCTGCACATCCAGCAGGATCATGCCATATATTGTTTCACTTGCAAGCAGTTCTTCGCCACTTGCAAAGACATCAAGTATGTAAGGAATGCCGTGCTCTGCCATATATGCTTTCGTTGCTTCCTGTAATCGTTCCTGATAAGCTCGCTCATCATCACAAATCGCGAATCGCAGAGTCTCTTCTTTTTCCAATTCCTATTCACCTCATGTTAAATTTTAACATAAATTGCACGGTGAATTCAAATAAAAAAGCATACGCAAAGTAATTTAGGAAGTTGAATTGTCCTTTTACAGCAAAAAATATTTTGATTGCAACTCTAAGATTTGATGAACCCCATTCATCAAATTTTTAATATCCTGCCCATTCACTTCACTATATGTATTGGCTATATGTGCAAGCTGATTAACGTTGACACCCAGCTTACGAATTTCATAAAGAATTTGCCGTAACAGACCATAATTCTTCTTGATGATGAAGCCATCTATAGACATTTTGCGAATATAGGCTTCCCGATTTTGGATACCTACAATCCCCATATTCCTTTTCACAAGCTGTAATTCTTCGTCTGTAAACCTTACGAGAAATGCTCGGTTTTTCGTTTTATTCTCAGCCATCATTTTCTCCTTTTTGGTTTATTTGTATCTAAGGCAACACCGCACAATGGCATACAAAAATCCACGCCATCTGCCCATAATGGCAAACAGCGTGGACGATTTTCAATTTCTCTTTGCGCGGGCAGTCTGCTTATGCAGACTTCGGTATCCTGCTTTTCAATATCGCAGGAGTTGTTCTTTTTGACAGCATCCTCTCGTTTGTCAGCACCAAGGTTGCCGCTGTCACCATACACCACGGTTCCTTCTCCAGTAAGCAGTTTTGGCGTCGCGGTAACGTCATGGACGTTGTCGCCAGTTCATCGCTTAGTGCCGACAAACTCATTTGTTTATTCATAACTGTAATTTACCACTTCACCGCATTTACTGCACACTTTTTTGTGCGGTGTTGCCTTATAGAATTATTTTCAAAGCACTATACAATCCGCACGTGGTTCTCTTTCATCCACCAATGAATCTGCAAAAGATAAGCGAAAATCTGCGGCACTCGCATGAGCTGACCGTACCATGGCTCTTTCAAATCGTCCGGATGCTCTGCTAACTCGCGCAGCCGGTCGAAGTCCAGCATATCCTTTAGAGGACTCCCCTCCTCCATTGCCTGCAAAAACAGCGCCATCACACGGTCAAAGTATGCTGGGCTAAACGTGCGCGGATACGGGCTCTTTTTCCGCCAAGCAATCCGTTCTGGCAAAATATCGCTGAACGCTTCGCGCAGAATACCCTTTTCCCTGCCATGCAGACTTTTTAATTCCCACGGCAGGTTGTAGGCGTACTCTACCAGACGATGGTCACAGAACGGCACACGCATTTCAACACCACTGTACATAGACATCCGATCTTTGCGGGTCAGCAGCGTCTGCATAAACCAATCGGTATTGAGCCGAAACATTTCCCGCATCCGCGCTTCCTTCTTGCCTTCGCCCGGAAGCTTTTCGGTATCTGCCAGTGTTTTTAGGTACTCTGCACGTACATACTCTGCACTGTCGCCTTTCAGCACATCCGGCTGCAGAATACTTCGGCGCAGGTCTACGGAACGTGACCATGGGAATGTATCCTCAAATAGGATTTCTTCCCGATGATACCAAGGATATCCACCGAAAATTTCATCTGCACATTCCCCTGAAAGTCCTACGGTATAATCCGGTTTGATTGCGCGGCAGAACAACAGCAGTGAAGAATCAATATCTGCCATACCCGGATAGTCCCGCGCACGCACCGCATCCAACAAGGCATCTGCCTGCGCTGCATTATCCAGCACTATATTTCGGTGATTGGAACCGATAGCATCCACCATTTCCCCAATAAATTCACTATCCGGTGCAGGCTGAAACAAATTGCGCTGGAAATACTTGGCGTTATCAATATAATCTACAGAATACGTTGTCAACTGCCGACCTTGCTCATGGTACTCCCTCGCTGCCACTGCTGAGATAATGGAGCTATCCAATCCACCCGAAAGCAGTGTGCACAACGGTACATCTGAAACCAGCTGACGGCGGATACTGTCGGTCAGTAAACTGCGTACATGCTCAACTGTTGTATTTTCATCTTCCGTATGTTCCTGTGCTGTCAGCTTCCACCAACGGTGCACCTTAACACCCACTGCTGGCTGATAAGAAAGGCTGTACCCTGGTGCCAGCTCTCTCATACCGCGGTAAACCGCATGCCCTGGTATCGCACCGGGACCCAGCAGGAATATCTGATTCAGTCCCTCTGCATCCACATCCGGAGCCACAAGCGGATTCGCAAGCAGTGCTTTGATTTCTGAGCCGAAAATTAACCCATCCGGATATTCATAATAATAGAAAGGCTTTACACCCATCCTGTCGCGCGCCGCAAACAGCCTGCGGCTGTTTTTTTCCCATACAGCAAAGGCAAAAATCCCGTTCAGATCTTCTAAACAGGCATCACCCCACATCACATAGGCGTTCAAGAGTACTTCTGTATCGCTGTGAGAATGGAATTCACAGCCGATCTTTTCCAAGCGTCGGCGCAGATCATCTGTGTTGTACAGTTCGCCATTGTAAACCAAAACATAAATCTCTTCTCCGGTCTCTGCGATCATTGGCTGACGGCCGTTTTCCGGGTCAACTACCGCCAGCCGACGGTGCAGCAAACTTGCATTTGCTTCCACATATTGCCCGTGATCATCCGGCCCACGGCGCTCCAGTGTTTTGGACATAGCATCCAACACGGTCTGCTGGTCTGGCAGATACCGCTGTGTATCAATCCATCCGGCAATTCCACACATATTCGTAAAACCCCTTTCAGCATCATGGTTCTTTGACAGAATATGCGCAAAGGATTCTGCATGTGCATTGATGCCGACTTAGAAAAATGGCCGAAGCAGGTGATTTTCAACCGCTTCGGCCTCAATGTCATTGTTTCTGCTGTGAACAGGCGTACTGTTGTTTCACCTGCTGAATCTGCTGTTGTGGTGCCTGCTGGGATGTGTACCAACCCTTTTCAGTCATCTTTTTGTACAAATCACCCTGCAGTGTCAGAGAATCCTGCAATGCTTTTGTAAAAGCCTGATTCACATTCTGTGTGCCAGACTCGATGCTGCCGTGCAGATACAAATCACACGCGTTCTTTTCTGCTAAAAGCAGATCTTCCATTGTGTTTTTGTCATCCATTTTCGGTTCCTCCTTTACACCAAATCGAAAAACTGCTGAAAAATCTGCTGATGCTTGTTGGACATCTGCTTTACACACTGTTTCAGCTGCATGTCTGTCATGGCGGAAGCTGCATTTTCGCACTGCTTCTGCAAAAACTGTTCGTGGCTAAGTGCGTCTTCAATATAGGACAATTCTTTTGGACTCATAAAAAACACCTCCGCAGAATAGTCTGCACAGAGGTGTTAAAAATATGCACATCATTGCTTCACGGCGCTCACTGTATTGTGAAAACTTTAGTGCAAGGGCAACACAAGATTCACAATTAAGCCAATAACACCGACTGCAGCAGCAGCAAGTTCCAGAAGCAGCAATGGACGAATCACGGTAACCTTTTCCGCTTCTTTGGTACGCAAGTCCACAGGCACAAGGTACTCGTCCAGAACCACCGCGTCATCCTCTTTCATATGGCGTTCGCCCAAATTGATTTTTTTACCGTTTTCGGGCTGGAGTTCCACATAAAAACGTAAAAATTTGGAATATTTTTTGGTTCCGACAGCGGGCAGCGCCTGAATCGCTTTGAGAGCGGTATGCGGAATGCGGTGTTCTTTGGGAATCAGCCCGCAGCTGACGCCAATCAAATCCGTTCCCTCCCTGCGCAGAATCGGGGATGCTAAATGAAAAATGCCGAGTGTCAGCATTGCCGCACCCAGAACATAAAACAGCAGATACAGGTACCAATACGCCCGTCCCATACTCATTGCTGTAAATGCAGGCGCTAAAAACACCACCGCCAAAATCAGGTTCAGTACTGGCATTAGACGGCTTTCATAAATTGCAGATTGTGTGTTCTGCCAGCTTTCCTCGCTGTACTCCGGTTCTTCATAGAGGTCGAGAATTTCGAGTTTTTTCTCCAATGTTCTGTTCCTTTCCCGCACAAAAATAGCTTCCGCTGAAATCATAGCACAAAAAATTCCTGCCGTCAAAAATTCCTGTGTTTGTGTACAATTTCTGAATTTTTGCAAAACGGACTTTTTATTGTTGACAGTCTGTGCTATTCTTATGAAAAAGGAGGTAATGACAAATGAATCTCAGTGAAGACCTGAAAAAAGTTGTTTTGGCGGGCATTGGTGCCGCCGCGGTTACCTTTGAAAAAAGCAAGGATATTGTGGACTCTCTGGTGGAACGGGGCGAACTTACTGTTGCACAGGGTAAGGTAATTAATGAAGAATTGAAACGCAAAGCAGCAGAAAAGGAAGACGCAGACACCGCTGCAAAAACATCGGGCAGCAGCATTTTGGATGAAATTGAAAATCTGACCCCGGAGCAGCGTGCCGCTTTGAAAGCCAAACTGGAACATCTAGACGCTAACCAATGAAAGACTCCTCCCCTGCCGGCAGTTCTTCCCGTCTGCGGGAACTGCTCGGCGTTCTGCGCAGGCATGATGTTCTGCATGGCCTGACACCTGCTTCCCTGCGCAGTATTCTGGAAGAACTTGGCCCCACTTATGTTAAACTCGGGCAGGTCATGTCTATGCGAAGTGACATTCTTCCGCGTGAATACTGCAAAGAACTGGAAAAGCTGCGGGCAACGGTACAACCGGTTCCTTTTCATGAAATCGAAGAAATGATTCGACAGGAATACGGCAGCTCTGTTTCTCAGACTTTTTCGGAAATTGATGAAACGCCGCTCGGTTCCGCTTCGATTGCACAGGTTTACCGCGCCGTTTTAAAGGAAGATGGTCAGAAAGTAGTTGTGAAGGTGCAGCGCCCCGGCATTCACGACACCATGCAACAGGATGTAAAACTAATGCACAAGGCCGTGCGTCTGCTAAACCACATGAGTGCCGCCGCACACGCTCCGCTTGACTTCAATGCTGTTATAGATGAAATGTGGACTGTGGCGCAGCAGGAAATGAACTTTTTGCAGGAAGCAGAACACATGCAGGAATTCGTCCGGCTGAATCAGGACATTGCCTACGTAACCTGCCCGAAAGTCAACCGCCACCTGACAACAGAACGTATCTTGGTAATGGAATGTATTGACGGCATTCCGATAGATGACACCAAGCGGCTGACAGAACTTGGCTACGATATGGATGAAATCGGCACCAAACTGGTAGAAAATTTTTCCAAGCAGGTTTTGGACGATGCCTTTTTTCATGCCGACCCCCACCCTGGCAACATCCGGATCAGCGGCGGAAAAATCGTTTTTCTGGACTTCGGCATGGTCGGACGCATCTCCCGCCACGACCAGCAACTGTTCCGAAGCATGTTTCAGGCGGTTGCCGAACATGATGTTCACATGCTGGAGGAAGGGCTGCTGACCATCGGTACTGCACACCGGCACATTGACCATTCCCGGCTTTATGACGCACTGGATGAGCTGCTGCGCAAATACGGTGACGCCAGTCTTTCTGAACTTGATCTTGGAAAGATGCTGCAGGAGATTTTGCAGCTTGCCACTTCCTTTGACATCTCTATTCCCTCCAGCGTTACCATGCTGGCACGCGGCATTTTAACGCTGGAAGGTGTCATTGCAAAGTGCTGTCCCAACGTCAGCCTCGTAGATATTATTAAGACCCACCTTGCAGGAGAATTCACCGAACAGTTGGACATTAAAAAAGAGCTGCTGCATACCGGAAAAGCATTGTATGGCAGCCTGCGCAGCGGCATCCGCCTGCCGGCGTACCTTGCAAGTGCACTCAAGACCTATTCAAAAGGCCACACAAAACTGAATTTGGAAATTGTCGGTTCAGAAGAGCCACTGGAAAAATTGGACGGCATGGTCAACAAACTTGTGGTCTGTATCATTGCGGCTTCCCTGCTGCTTGGCTCAAGTATTATCTGCAGCACCAACATGAAGCCGCAGGTACTGGGTTTACCTGTACTTGGTTTGGCAGGATTTTTCATTGCATTCATTTTGTGTCTTATTCTGGTGATTTCGATTTACCGCAAAACAAAACGATAAAGGCCATCCGCTTTCGGATGGCCTTTTCTTATGCAGCAGCGCCGTTTATTCATGTGTGTAATTCAGTATGATTTCCGTTTTTTCCGGTTTGAGCCGCCGCAGTACGACCCCGGCACTTTTCAGCATTCGTTTACTGGCAAGCGTTGCCGGCTCGTTTGCGTACTTGTCTGAAAGATAGACCACTTCCTGAATGCCTGACTGAATAATTGCCTTTGCGCACTCGTTGCAGGGAAACAAGTCCACATATATGGAGGCTCCCGCAAGGGACTTGCCGCCGGAATTGAGAATTGCGTTCAATTCCGCATGCACCACAAAGGGATATTTCGTCTGGGCCGCTTCCCCTTCCCGTTCCCATGGGTATTCGTCATCGGAACATCCCACAGGCAGGCCATTGTAGCCTGTGGAAAGAATAATGTGCTGCTGATTCACAATGCAGGCGCCCACCTGTGTATGCGGGTCTTTGCTGCGCATTGCTGCCAACAGCGCAACCCCCATAAAATATTCATCCCATGAAATATAATCCTGCTTTTTCAAGAAAACCACTCCGTTCTTACAGTATATACAAATTTATTATAGCAGAAAGCTGCCCAAAGGAAAAGCAAAAGCTTGCGCAATACGCAAAAATACCGTCAATCAGGGAAACTGAATTGGCGGCAGTTTTTTTATGCATTCACTTTATCAAGAGCCTGATTAATATCCGCTAAAATATCATCCGGATTTTCAATGCCAACAGACATCCGAATCATATCTGCTCCAATGCCGGCTTCCGCCAGCTGCTCATCAGTCAGCTGGCGGTGTGTGGTGCTGGCAGGATGCAGCACACTGGTACGCAGGTCAGCCACATGAATCACCATAGAGGCAAGCTGCAAAGACTCCATAAACTTTGCAGCAGCAGCGCGGCCGCCCTTTACGCCAAAGGAAATAACGCCGCAGGAACCGTGCGGCAGATACTTCTGGGCCAGTTTGTAATACGGGCTGCTCTTAAGCCCCGGATAGTTGACCCAGCTGACACGTGCATCCTGCTCCAGGAATTCTGCAACTTTCTGTGCATTGGAGCAGTGACGCTCCATGCGCAGTGCCAGCGTTTCCAAACCGAGATTCAGCAGAAACGCATTTTCCGGTGCAGGCTGACAGCCAATATCGCGCAGCAGATGTACGCGGGCTTTTGTAATATAGGCGGCTTTGCCGAAACGTTCTGTGTAAACCATACCATGGTAGGATTCATCCGGCTCAGTCAGCATGGGGAATTTGCCGTTTGTCCAATTAAAATTGCCGCTGTCCACAATGGCACCGCCAATTTGTACAGCGTGACCATCCATATATTTGGTGGTAGAGTGTACAACAACATCAGCCCCAAATTGGAATGGTTTACAGTTGATTGGCGTTGGAAACGTATTGTCCACAATCAGCGGCACACCATGTGCGTGGGCAACCTTTGCATAGAGTTCAATGTCCGTAACCACCAATGCCGGGTTCGCAAGTGTTTCGCAGTAAACAACGCGGGTGTTCGGCTTCATGGCAGCTTCCAGCTGCTCCTCTGTAACATCCGGCGGAACAAACGTAAAGTCAATGCCCATGTCCCGCATGGTTTTATTAAAGAGGTTAAAAGCACCGCCGTAAATCGCGCTGCAGCT containing:
- a CDS encoding IS3 family transposase (programmed frameshift); its protein translation is MSTGKTGTRYDEDFKRTLVNLYQSGGKSQAALCKEYGVSITALGRWIKQYSIVETDDGEILTAKQVKDLQKRNAQLEEELLILKKANCHLHATLKQRLEAIHKLRFQHNIKLLCKVLGVNRSTYYKHYNTEPADRTKDNQTIAKLILKIYADYNKRLGAYKITYVLQRDYGINISVGRVYRLMRTLKLPRMSTEKPYKNYKHRDNGECTNHLHQEFNQQTPNIVWASDFTYIKVAGKWYYLCIVMDLFSRKVISWNISGKPDVDLVMTAFKKAYDRRNCPSGLMFHSDRGSQYTAFSFRQLLDSLNVVQSFSKKGYPFDNACCESFFKYLKKEETNRKAYHSLQELQLSIFQYIEGYYNSRRPHGSLRMLTPNEKEELFWNQA
- a CDS encoding LytR/AlgR family response regulator transcription factor yields the protein MEKEETLRFAICDDERAYQERLQEATKAYMAEHGIPYILDVFASGEELLASETIYGMILLDVQLTGMDGMQVAMKVKAASPDTMIIFISSFVQYASLGYQSAIRYILKSQLDEYFAESLDAAISQLYLQSDTVPIRYGKKAVEVPLKEILYFESNKRIVELHFESEGKKRFPDQCYGKLEEYAELLRGNNFFQCHKSFLVNLKKVECLQQEAFLMRNGDQVPISRRLSQNTKLAYNQFLIKNG
- a CDS encoding plasmid mobilization protein is translated as MAENKTKNRAFLVRFTDEELQLVKRNMGIVGIQNREAYIRKMSIDGFIIKKNYGLLRQILYEIRKLGVNVNQLAHIANTYSEVNGQDIKNLMNGVHQILELQSKYFLL
- the asnB gene encoding asparagine synthase (glutamine-hydrolyzing); its protein translation is MCGIAGWIDTQRYLPDQQTVLDAMSKTLERRGPDDHGQYVEANASLLHRRLAVVDPENGRQPMIAETGEEIYVLVYNGELYNTDDLRRRLEKIGCEFHSHSDTEVLLNAYVMWGDACLEDLNGIFAFAVWEKNSRRLFAARDRMGVKPFYYYEYPDGLIFGSEIKALLANPLVAPDVDAEGLNQIFLLGPGAIPGHAVYRGMRELAPGYSLSYQPAVGVKVHRWWKLTAQEHTEDENTTVEHVRSLLTDSIRRQLVSDVPLCTLLSGGLDSSIISAVAAREYHEQGRQLTTYSVDYIDNAKYFQRNLFQPAPDSEFIGEMVDAIGSNHRNIVLDNAAQADALLDAVRARDYPGMADIDSSLLLFCRAIKPDYTVGLSGECADEIFGGYPWYHREEILFEDTFPWSRSVDLRRSILQPDVLKGDSAEYVRAEYLKTLADTEKLPGEGKKEARMREMFRLNTDWFMQTLLTRKDRMSMYSGVEMRVPFCDHRLVEYAYNLPWELKSLHGREKGILREAFSDILPERIAWRKKSPYPRTFSPAYFDRVMALFLQAMEEGSPLKDMLDFDRLRELAEHPDDLKEPWYGQLMRVPQIFAYLLQIHWWMKENHVRIV
- a CDS encoding spore coat protein, with amino-acid sequence MDDKNTMEDLLLAEKNACDLYLHGSIESGTQNVNQAFTKALQDSLTLQGDLYKKMTEKGWYTSQQAPQQQIQQVKQQYACSQQKQ
- a CDS encoding phasin family protein, with amino-acid sequence MNLSEDLKKVVLAGIGAAAVTFEKSKDIVDSLVERGELTVAQGKVINEELKRKAAEKEDADTAAKTSGSSILDEIENLTPEQRAALKAKLEHLDANQ
- a CDS encoding ABC1 kinase family protein, which translates into the protein MKDSSPAGSSSRLRELLGVLRRHDVLHGLTPASLRSILEELGPTYVKLGQVMSMRSDILPREYCKELEKLRATVQPVPFHEIEEMIRQEYGSSVSQTFSEIDETPLGSASIAQVYRAVLKEDGQKVVVKVQRPGIHDTMQQDVKLMHKAVRLLNHMSAAAHAPLDFNAVIDEMWTVAQQEMNFLQEAEHMQEFVRLNQDIAYVTCPKVNRHLTTERILVMECIDGIPIDDTKRLTELGYDMDEIGTKLVENFSKQVLDDAFFHADPHPGNIRISGGKIVFLDFGMVGRISRHDQQLFRSMFQAVAEHDVHMLEEGLLTIGTAHRHIDHSRLYDALDELLRKYGDASLSELDLGKMLQEILQLATSFDISIPSSVTMLARGILTLEGVIAKCCPNVSLVDIIKTHLAGEFTEQLDIKKELLHTGKALYGSLRSGIRLPAYLASALKTYSKGHTKLNLEIVGSEEPLEKLDGMVNKLVVCIIAASLLLGSSIICSTNMKPQVLGLPVLGLAGFFIAFILCLILVISIYRKTKR
- a CDS encoding deoxycytidylate deaminase, producing the protein MKKQDYISWDEYFMGVALLAAMRSKDPHTQVGACIVNQQHIILSTGYNGLPVGCSDDEYPWEREGEAAQTKYPFVVHAELNAILNSGGKSLAGASIYVDLFPCNECAKAIIQSGIQEVVYLSDKYANEPATLASKRMLKSAGVVLRRLKPEKTEIILNYTHE
- a CDS encoding O-acetylhomoserine aminocarboxypropyltransferase/cysteine synthase family protein — encoded protein: MDHSYRPDTLCIHAGYSPKSGEPRVLPIVQSTTFRYNSAEEMGRLFNLEDDGYFYSRIANPTVDAVEKKIAALEGGVGCVATSSGMAAIFLAVLNICKAGDHVVSCSAIYGGAFNLFNKTMRDMGIDFTFVPPDVTEEQLEAAMKPNTRVVYCETLANPALVVTDIELYAKVAHAHGVPLIVDNTFPTPINCKPFQFGADVVVHSTTKYMDGHAVQIGGAIVDSGNFNWTNGKFPMLTEPDESYHGMVYTERFGKAAYITKARVHLLRDIGCQPAPENAFLLNLGLETLALRMERHCSNAQKVAEFLEQDARVSWVNYPGLKSSPYYKLAQKYLPHGSCGVISFGVKGGRAAAAKFMESLQLASMVIHVADLRTSVLHPASTTHRQLTDEQLAEAGIGADMIRMSVGIENPDDILADINQALDKVNA